DNA from Nitrospina gracilis Nb-211:
AGAACCTCACCGAAAAAATCGCAGGCAAAACCAAAAAACCCTGACCGCCCTACTCCTTTTCCGGCGGCGGTTTCTTTTTTCCTTCCCCGGTGGCAAGGCCGAAAGACATGAGGTACTTCATGCCCTCTTCCACCGAGATGTCCATGGGCGTGACATCCTTGCGCGGCAATACCAGGTAAAAGCCGAGGGTCACATTGGGGATCAGCGGTACGAACACATTGATGGGGTCCTCCCCGGAATGTTCCTTCACCTCGCCGCGCGTGCGTCCCGCCACCAGGCCGAACATGCGCATGCCTTCGTGCGGATACTTCACCACCACCACCTGATCGAACGAACCCGTGTCCGCCTCGGACACCGAATCGACCACTTTCTTGATCGTGGTGTAAACACTGCGGACGATGGGTGTCTGGTGCAGGATGCGGTCGCCCAGTGCCACCAGCTTCTTGCCGAAAAAGTTGGTGGCCACCAGCCCGACGGCGAAAATGAACAGGCAGACCAGAAAGAATCCGAGTCCGGGAAGATAAAAGTCTTCGGGGAGAGGCAGGCTCCAGCGCACGATGACGAGCGAAATCCACGGCGCCATGACCCTGTCCAGC
Protein-coding regions in this window:
- a CDS encoding DUF502 domain-containing protein, translated to MKRFFKKNLIAGLLILFPVGLTIFVLAFVINLLDRVMAPWISLVIVRWSLPLPEDFYLPGLGFFLVCLFIFAVGLVATNFFGKKLVALGDRILHQTPIVRSVYTTIKKVVDSVSEADTGSFDQVVVVKYPHEGMRMFGLVAGRTRGEVKEHSGEDPINVFVPLIPNVTLGFYLVLPRKDVTPMDISVEEGMKYLMSFGLATGEGKKKPPPEKE